The Anguilla anguilla isolate fAngAng1 chromosome 2, fAngAng1.pri, whole genome shotgun sequence genome contains the following window.
ATGGAACTCATGTTTGTCCCGGCCTTTGACCTCTGAAAAGCagtgtttgtgaataaaaagtGTAGCGCTTGCGTTTCCTTGGAAGCCAAAGTTAAGGAAGAATGctgattgaatacaggctaCGGGTGTCtcatatgcccccccccccctccccctagcACTTGACCTGAGATGACACAGTTCACAAAAAACATCCCCCAgaattcctccccccccccccctccattctgAACCTGTGTCGCAGGCCCTGCTGATTGCAGGTGGGGGGCATGGTGTCTCATGGCTCTGTGTATCTgcaacccctaacccccccccccctccccccccaaccagcgGCGCACCAACTAGCTGTTAGCAGAGCGATGGGCTCCCATCTCTAGACAATGGCTCTGTGAAACTTCAGACAGGCTTTCAACACAGCGGGGTCTataaccaacccccccccccccccccgacccataCCCAGACCAAATCAGACCAAACACTTCCCCCCTacgcccacaccccccccccccccccccccccccccccgagacatCTCAGgatgagacagaaagagagcaacagagaaaaCAACTGTTATTTTCACACATCCTTTATCCatcatgctttggcaatacgcatgctgcttttgtttatttcagttaataACAGTGCAAACTTTAATTGaactgagatggagagagaaagcgagagagagatatcgagagagaaagagagagagaagggagagatataacagagacagaaagaggacaTCCTTTGCTACTTTGCATTTCTTTGTTCTCATTCATGCTGAGTAACTTCAAAGGGTATAGAGAGGGACCGGAGTGAtgccacagcatctctctctatctctctctccttcctgttcctctctctctctctctctccttggtTTGTTCCTTCGTTAGTTGAACTCTTCTCTGAGTCACACactaaacaaacacaggaagtggacagagtgggggggtggagggtcaGGTGGGTGACTGTCCGCATACCGACTGTCTCAGACTCAACGGAGCTCCCGTGGGGGGCCAAGGCAGAGGGCTGAACCCGCCAAATCCGCATTCTACATAGAAGTTTCACATTCAGACGATCCATTCATGCAGAGCAGCATACAGTACGGTACACGGCAAACACGCCACTTACACATCACTGTTAAGCACCTTTCTCAAAGTTACAACCAGCAATTGCGACACCAGCGCCAGTGGTGCCCAcacctgttcctggggatctactGTTGCAGGGCACGGACACCATTTGCTCACACgttcatacctaggggcaactTAGAGTCTCCGGTTAACCTGACCTGCAcgcctttggactgtgggaggaaacgggggtacccggaggaaaccaaCGTGGACACGGGGGGGGAACGTGCAAGCTccaacacagaaaggccccaagccggaTACGAATCTGGGCCACCTTGCTGTGAAACCCCGCCACCTACGTATGTTTAAGTGACCAACGTAAGGTTGGAACAGCTGTCAAAGTAAAACTCAAGAGCTCCATGTTACCGCTTGACTGACGTGTGTCGTGATGCCTCGGTGCTTCTTTTCAAAAACGCGCCTTATTGTACGAACTGAaactcattgtttcattttagaCAAAGTACGGTATAACCGCTCAACTGCCTGACCGCTTTATTTCTTGTCAAGTTTCAAAGCTGGAATTCCAAAgcctcatttttttttgagtacaCAGCCTGAAGAAGGTCGACCAAAACACGGCCTTCCTTTGTTCTACGTGTAAAGCTGAGAGTTTTTGGGTATGATCTCGAGCAGCTCCTACTGATAGCTACTGTATATCGGCGAGTATATCGCACTTCGTTAGACGGCGtgagaataataatacatcacaACTCTTCTGGAAGGTCCCGAAGGatgaattttaaaagtattCGTGGCTCTGCAGGCACGAAGGGAAGTGCGTCAGTACGCACACGAGGTGAATATGCATAACAGTCAGCCGCTCTGAACAAGACCAGCTGCTCAATGACTAATTCAGAGCTGAAAAGTGCCACAGACTGCCAGCGATGGAATGGCGATCCTCATTACCGTCTACAGTTTGGCCATCCTGGCTACCTCGGGAACATTCCGAACCAAGaccccgtaaaaaaaaaattaaattaaaaaaaaaaccttcaagacagagtgtgtgtgttctggatGGGGGAAGAGTGTAAATAAGAGCATTCTTAGCGATTTTTTAGTTTATTCTTTTTCTAGTTTCCAGCGGAGTTTTAGCTTTCTCTCTCGGTTTGCCACCCACGGGCTAACACCTGAGGACTAACGGTGCCAGGTCCTGGACACACGCATTTTGGAAAAACCCGTATGCAGAAACCGGGAAGAGGGATCCGGAACATTCTCCCTGCGGCTAAGGAGGCTCGTCATTCCCACAGGCTCAGATGAGGAGGCTGGAATTTTTTATTAGCGTTCGCTAACCAGGGACAGTACAATATAAATGCACGTTGCACTTTCCCAATTAAGCTATGAGCTCATTTTTACTGGTCCTCCTTtgacaagtttttaaaaaaatcaacaggaCACTCTAagccaggggtcctcaatcttatccagaaagggctgctgtgggtgcagttttgttccagccaagcagttcacacacctgattctactgatcaaGGTCCTTAGCCAAGACTCTAGGGGTTGGTTaattgaatcaggtgtgtaactgcttggttggaacaaaagcctgtgCCCACACTGATctgttctggataagattgaggacccctgctctaAGCTAACTGCACTGACTACACAAATAAAgtgacagaaaacaaatgacaaaatagagagaaaaaatcaatcaatcaaccgtGGCATAAGAACAATCTTAGAGCACTGATATCATACTATTTACTTAGCTATGCATTACCTCTACCGTCACATACACAGGTAGATTGCGTAGGTATATGACAGACAAGTGGTACAAGCAAGGTAAGAATAATCTTCCTGAGATGCTGTGATAATGGAtgtcatttatatagcacctttgaCCCTATGATAATGTGGCGGCATCGATGTGTGCAGCACCCAGCAGCaccaaaggtcaaaggtcgggACAACGCAcggtggccattttggctctggaaCACTCAGCACACGCCAGCTGTGAGGACCTTTTCAGAGCTAAGGGCAGCTGCCATGTGGTAGGTTAGCCTGGCAGAAAAAACAGTGGCTCTGGTGTTGTTTAGTCTGTCCTGCAGGTCTCTGCCCTATGGACAGTGACTCAGACAGAATAATACAGGAATTTACCACGGGTTCTGTTACCAGAAGTTCAACCTTTTGACAGGATGAGTGATGGGTTCACCCCTTGAACCTGGTTCctcccaaggtttcttcctatctgccacagggagtttttccttgcctctgttgctttaggctttctcctgtgggggtttagacCAGGGTTGTcagtgaagcgtattgtgacaattgtttgtgaaatgcactatataaatacatattgatttgatttgatttgttttaaaaaaacttggaCCAGGCAGTGAAGCAGCTTCACTACACTGAAAACACTTTAGCACTTTAGCATGATGATTACAgcccaagaagaagaagaagaagaagaagaagaagaagaaaaagctaATAATCACAGTACCGGTGGAGTGCGAATCTCATTGAGCTCCAGCCAGCTTCTTATCTCATGATCGTTTTGCTGTCCACAAAACCCCCACATATTTCCCATggtcttctctttctttttctctttctcttcctgttcttttttacAGATAATATTTGAGGGGCTGGAGTGAAACGCGGTTGCCTGCTCCTCGAGTGCGCCATCGAATGGGCCGCTGAAGCTCTGTCAAGACAAACGTCAGCTTCTGATGGCGCTGCCCTGGGCTTAGAGCGGATCAAAGGTGTCAATCACGTCTCTGGCTTTGATGTGTGTGTCATTAATTCCTTGATGGTGGAAGCCTGGAATGTCCAAAAATCATGAATGTCTTATCTGGTTTGCTGGTTCAGGTGTTCGGTGGTTCAGTccggggtttggggggggggggggtgggggatgcaGGAGGGATACTGCGAACCAAGCAGGCAGGAGTGATTCCGAAGAGGAAATTGAGAAATCAATCGAGATTTCTCAATTGTTTTTTGAGANNNNNNNNNNNNNNNNNNNNNNNNNNNNNNNNNNNNNNNNNNNNNNNNNNNNNNNNNNNNNNNNNNNNNNNNNNNNNNNNNNNNNNNNNNNNNNNNNNNNNNNNNNNNNNNNNNNNNNNNNNNNNNNNNNNNNNNNNNNNNNNNNNNNNNNNNNNNNNNNNNNNNNNNNNNNNNNNNNNNNNNNNNNNNNNNNNNNNNNNGTGTAATTCCATCACAAAATATCACCCTTAAGAGCACAAGgagttacattttacatttcttcaagaaaaaaaatgtcataaacaCTTATGCTCTTTTTTCAGATGTCTGTCCAAAATATGATCAGCAAGGACTATCAGGAGAACTCTGCTACAAGAAACACTGCTAAATGTCTGGCTTACCACCTTTCATTCACTCCTTCAACTCAAATTCCACACCCATCTTAAAAAATAAGGGATGCTTGGTTGAATTGTCAGTTTATTCTTTTCAATTTGATGGCAATCAAGGAGACTTCCTACACAAATGACATAATTAAAGGATGCTTTCATTAAACACTTCCCACAACGAGTACATTTGTCAGACTCTTAACTTGTAGGAGTTGTCTTTTGGCCATGAAAAGGTTAAATGATGAATATGTTTAAAAGACTTGTATACATTTTCAGGTggctttcatttaaatgactttgGCCAAAAAGCACTTCCcatactgaaaacatttgtaCGGCTTTTTAGCTGTGTGAACACTCTGGTGGCATGTCAATTATATTTTCTATAAAAACACATCCCACACTGTAAACATGTAGGGGGCTACATCAGTGTGAAGCATCTTGTGTAAATTTAATCCACTCGTTTGGGACAAGCACTTTCCTTACAGAAAACATTTGTCAGGCTTTTTACCCAAGTGAATTCTCATAGGGCTAATTAAaaacttgggggaaaaaaacacaccccacaataaatacatttgtagtATGAATgcgtatgaattctctggtggatATTTAAATGAGATATTGTGGAAATGCACTTACCACACTAAGAGCATGTTTTGGGCTGTTCACTTGAATGAATTCTCAGGTGGCTACTTAAATTAGACATTTGAGcaaagcacttcccacaatgAGTACATTtatagggcttttcacctgtatgaattctcaggtgtagGTCTAAACTATATTTAgtataaaaacatttctcacactgtgtacacttatgaggcttttcacctgtatgaatttttTTCTGGTGGATATTTAAAGGAGATACTgtggaaaagcacttcccacactgtgcacacttgaaaggcttttcacctgtatgaattctcaggtgtgtTTGTAAAGAAGATTTTGCattaaaacacttctcacactgtaTACACTTGtaaggcttttcacctgtatggaTTCTAAGATGTATATCTAAACTTGATTTTGTataaaaacacttctcacactgtacacacttgTACAATTTTTCTCCTGTATGAACTTTCTGGTGGATATTTAAAGGAGATATTGTGGagaagcacttcccacactgtgtacacctgaaaggcttttcacctgtatgaattctcagatGTGCATTTAAAGAAGATTTTGCagtaaaacacttctcacactgtgaacacttataaggtttttcacctgtatgaattctcatgtgtgtatttaagtgaaatgttgtGGAAAAGCCcttcccacactgagtacatttgtagggcttttcacccgTGTGAATTCTATGGTGGATatttaaatgagattttttGGCAAAGCatttcccacactgagaacatttgtagggcttttcgcctgtatgaattctcaggtgtgtATTTAATGAAGATTTTGCattaaaacacttttcacactgCGTACACTTGtaaggcttttcacctgtatgtatTTTCAggtgtgtatttaaatgaaatattgtgGAAAAGCCTttcccacactgagtacatgtgtagggcttttcacctgtatgaattctctggtggatATTTAAATGAGATTTCTTGgcaaagcacttcccacactcaGAACACTTGTAAGGCTTTTCACCCGTATGAATTCTCACATGTGTATTTAAAGAAGACTTTGCATTAAAgcacttctcacactgtgtacacttatagggcttttcacctgtatgaattctcaggtgtgtACTGAAATCAGATTTTGTTcgaaaacacttctcacactgtgtacacttgtaCGGCTTTTCACCTGTTTGCATTTCACCTTCATTTGTAGgaactgtcttttttttaaagaaattcaaAAGGCTTGCATTGTTACTTGAATTGATTCTGTGTTCAATTATCATATTATTTCTCTGATTATTGACATGTTCGTTGCTACTATTTGTACTTTTCTGGACAATTCTGGTTACATTATTTTCGTCACAGTGATGATTTAAGTCCCCATATTGGGTCAGCAGGTCATgagtttcttcatttttacagtttggactTGGCTCTCCTCCACATTGCCATTGCCGATCAGTCCAGTTAGTGTGACCAACACCAGCTCCATTCATCACAGTATTCATCAGATCACTCACTAAACTTTCACTGGATTCGCACTTCAATTGATCAGATTTCATATCAACAAACCTAATGTTCAAGTCACTGATGTGTTCAGCCTCCGGGTATCCTTCATCATCAGTCTCGGTTTTGATTTGGTCAGGATGCAGATAGGTTACATACCCCAGCTCTGTATGGTCGAGGCTCTCTGTCTTAATAAGATCCCCAGAGTAGGTGGAgcccagatcagtttctgttttaatcagtggtgtgtgtgtgtgatgtacatcactgaccccgctgtgtgctgtaacacactctggctccagtgtgttgagtcCTGGTGCAGCACACTGGTCCACTCCACTGAGctcttcttctttctgtctgatcctgtgcttctcagtgagctctggtagtgttgtctcagtgtcctgtctcagacagactcctgcctgCATCATACTGCTGCTCAAAAGTGTGCAGAAGTGCAGCTCCTGGAGGGAAACAGGGAAAGGGATTAAGCCTTAATCAAACAGGTcctactgcagcagctgacacaTTCTTTACACTCTGATGTCCTGCAGATGCCTGACTGACCACAGGGGGGACCCTTGTGCCATCAGGCAGGGGTCAATTTGAAGTCCATTTTAACAACATTGGCTTAATTTCAAATGACTGTTAATTTCAAACTCCAAATAAAATAGAGAAAACCAGAAAACACCAGACCTTGTACAATGGCAATGCagctcaaaaaaataaataaatgttgtccACTAACAAATACTATGGGCCTGACTTACAGAAATTGACTCGAAGAAGATGACAGCAACATTACAAATAACAAAGGCTGAATTGTCGGAATGTACAGGAGCATTATCAAATGTTAATCTGCCATTAACTTCAGCAAAACACATGAAATGACTTGACATATTTGAACTTGCCACGTTCATAAGAAGTGCAATTCAAAGACAAACAATGACCGGCACCCAATCACAATTCCAGAAGGTTTCCTGTTCCAAAAttagattaaaatgttttccaagACAGCGAACAACCCTTAGGGTGCAAAGGGCTACCATTATTTCTACTACATTCACATTACCCTGGTCTAGCAAAGATAGTGATATCACAGTCCTAGCTTGCTATAAATATGTAGTGCTGTGTAAATAACTTGGTTATACAGGGCTAACTTGAATGAAGCTACTACCCTAGCTAATATtagcaaactcacacacatgcaaacatataaCCATAGAGGTGTACAGCAgggctgtgtctgtttttgttttcatgccaacttctggtcTTAATTAGATATCCAGATATCCCATTTGACATTTAGCTGAATTTCTTGACAAGCTCTTGAATGACATCCAAAGGCCGTTCTGGTGTCCCTGTatgaaacgttttactgtgGTCCAATCTACAGTTCAAGTGaaccagtgtttgtgtttacggCCAGTCAGCTCATTTAGCCCGGGTAATTGGTGGAACAAAACCTAtacacacaccggccctccaggatcgGAATTTCCCACCCCTGCCTCTGCAGCAGCTGAACCGTCTCTCTCAAAATGGCTAGTTCACGAAAATGAGCTGAAGTTGCTGAAAAAGTGTCTGATGCAAGAGCCGCGACCAGGTATGAAAAAACAGAATTGAAGATCACGTTTGTCCGTGGAAAGTGAAGTGCCCATAACATAGTTTAATTTCCCGTAGTACTAATGACAGTAGAGGGATGGCGCACTGGAAGTGGAGGTTGCTCTAGgtttgcttattttaaaataatcttcGGGTGAGAATGGTTACACAAGCACTCATGAGCATTTCAATGTTATGCCAATAATCTAGCTAATGCTGCAATCgcaaaaattgttttcttgttttatcaATGGTTTATTTTACTAGCATTGTAGCTGCAGCGCTTGTCATTAGCATGTCAGATAGCGAATGCATCCAGCTAAGCTTCataatatgtaattattttccAAAAGTAACATTACTTCGCTTCAATGGTACTTGGACATATGtcaatgtaggctatataatcTGTAGCTATATATAGGTGAACGATGGCTTTATATTTGGTATTCGTTTTCTGTCGTCATTATATTAAgttatatatgttatgttataattCAAAGCCTGCGGAACAAAAACTAAGGGCTGTAAAAGAATCAAGATTACGATAAGAATAAAAATCTTACCCCGATTCGTTAATGACTCAACTGCTTCTAGTCAGTCGTTTCACTTGATGTAAGTTACACAGTAATGCGGCTCATTCTCGGTGGCGAATGATCCCATTTGTCATAAAGCTGTGTTTACCTGTAAGTATGACCAAAATCAGCCGTGCATGAGCAGTGTGAATCTAGAAGTGCACTGTGGCCGGAATGAGCCACAATGACTTCCAGTGAGGACGAGAGCATAAAATTCACAATAAAAGTTTTAACTGACTTTGGTTGTAGTATTGAACGCAATAAATGCCATCTGCGTATATAATACTGTTGGTTTTAAACATGATCACATTTCAACCACGTTTCTTTTTGCCATATTTGACTATAGATTGTGAGCTGTTACATAAGGGTTTTCACCTAAATTAATTCTTAAATGGCTACCTAAATGAGATATTTGGAAAAAGCGTTTTTCCCATAAtgagtacatttgtagggcCTCTTACCTCAATGAATTCTTAGGTGTGCATTTAAATCAGGTTTTGAAGCAAAATGTTTCTCACACGCAGTACAtctgtatggcttttcacctgtatgaatttcACCTTCATGTCCATGCATAGTCTTCTTTTGATGGAAATTCAAAAGACCTAGGCTTTAACTTGAATGAATTGTCATGGATAGAATCATCTCATTTGTTCTGacaatgtgtatgtttgttgcTACTCTTTGTACTTTTCTAGACAATTCTAGTCTGATTATTCTCATTGTTTATGTTACAGTGATGATTCAAGTTTCCACAATTGGTAAGCAGatcaggaatttttttttttttttttttttttttttttttttttacagctggaaTTCGGCTGGGTTTGGGATGCACTGACTTCCAGAACAAATCACCTCAATCAATgctagcatttattttatatacaattTTGTTACCTACTGCCGTCTTTAAAGAAGATGTTCTCTGCAGGAATGTTTCACGTCACACCCGATTCTACCTATCattgtcttgattgaagaccacgatCACTAATCAGGTGTCAtaatgctgggctaaaacaaaaacttgcactCACACCGGCccttctggataagattggacacccctgatctacGGCTTAAGATGCTACGTGAATTAGATGAGTTTCAGGCAAGACAATGGCCATAGAAATTATGGTTAGGGCTTAACGATCTACATCCATCCTTATTTGCAATATGAGGCATCACACATTTTCCTCAAAAAGTAGACAAGAAGAACCAATGTCACTCCACTTTCAAAAGCAATATCAAAAAATAACACACGTGTGATCCGAGATGTAGACATCCTCTGCACATAAGGAATTGACATTTAGgccaagtgaaaaaaaaaaaaaatttagagGGCAAACACATCTTGGATTTGGTTAAAAGACGCTGGTATTTAAAAACTGTGCAGCAAAGCCATCAGAGGGACAATTAACAAGCATATTAAAATCAGCTACAATTAATACTCTGTCCACTTTAAGTATCACAGAGAATAAAAACCCAGCATAAGTATATTACACTTTTTGGGCCAGGAAAACATCTTGGCTCCTTTACCAGTATGCGTCGGGTCACTGTCCTGCTGTAAGGTAAAGCGTTTACCAATGAGTTTTggggcatttggttggatcggagcagatgtttctgtacacttcagaattcattttgctgctgccatcagcagtcacatcatcaagaCAAgagagccagttccagtggcagccatacaagCCATAACACTCTCTCCAGCATGCTTCacagaaggggtgggggtgctttggattaTGAGCagtccctttctttctccacactttcctctttccaccTCTTTGGTACAGGGTA
Protein-coding sequences here:
- the LOC118219593 gene encoding zinc finger protein 431-like — its product is MVHTCVVLGCKNSSHTDASVHKWPKDVILAKKWEDFVKMKRVNWKGGSMHTVVCSAHFKAEDYCNYGQWKAGLVSRLKLKAGAFPTIWAPNEETVEMGSSRELLHRERHFCTPLSSSMMQAGVCLRQDTETTLPELTDQHRTRQKEEELSGLESVHMAESETECAAPGLNTLEPECVTAHSGVSDVHHTHTPLIKTETDLGSTYSGDLIKTESLDHTELGYVTYLHPDQIKTETDDEGYPEAEHISDLNIRFVDMKSDQLKCESSESLVSDLMNTVMNGAGVGHTNWTDRQWQCGGEPSPNCKNEETHDLLTQYGDLNHHCDENNVTRIVQKSTNSSNEHVNNQRNNMIIEHRINSSNNASLLNFFKKKTVPTNEGEMQTGEKPYKCTQCEKCFRTKSDFSTHLRIHTGEKPYKCTQCEKCFNAKSSLNTHVRIHTGEKPYKCSECGKCFAKKSHLNIHQRIHTGEKPYTCTQCGKGFSTIFHLNTHLKIHTGEKPYKCTQCEKCFNAKSSLNTHLRIHTGEKPYKCSQCGKCFAKKSHLNIHHRIHTGEKPYKCTQCGKGFSTTFHLNTHMRIHTGEKPYKCSQCEKCFTAKSSLNAHLRIHTGEKPFRCTQCGKCFSTISPLNIHQKVHTGEKLYKCVQCEKCFYTKSSLDIHLRIHTGEKPYKCIQCEKCFNAKSSLQTHLRIHTGEKPFKCAQCGKCFSTVSPLNIHQKKIHTGEKPHKCTQCEKCFYTKYSLDLHLRIHTGEKPYKCTHCGKCFAQMSNLSSHLRIHSSEQPKTCS